In one Candidatus Hydrogenedentota bacterium genomic region, the following are encoded:
- a CDS encoding carboxypeptidase regulatory-like domain-containing protein, with protein sequence MTRVSAAILLCPFWAFAAALSGQVTAPGNQGVANARVWVEAGLGAALLETRTDATGSFSFDSLPAGLLGVFAYADGYAFNGASVNAGPADDIKDVRITMLAPGTVGGRVVDTRGKPVAGARITRVLLQGDATVGVPCAKLAQFGFEEPASDAEGRFTVPLLPTGAKVALKVGHPSYAQQSVGDLTVGETAARVQLYEGVLLRGSVRSRNGGAAVSNATIVISTAREPITTTLAKSDISGNFMVRLNPGAYLYQSASMELRSPGWEKLTVSGQEPTQEVVLRVAGTGTIRGDVRDAVTSSPIAGARVALSAFGSRAAIVTTGASGTFEFTAVEGENTVEVKPAAGYVKPERPYVTLSVKQGETAVLPTYWLRPLPAYRVVVVDADQKPVPGVIVRLIRPMQYRWYVTDDAGSVSLNVASVPASGKIVGMAEHPQRREGALFSLDAGTAKDAKVQLLALGAVSGTVVTAKDKPIEGAIVGGLFQSDADDEPLPLWRTTTGADGRFVWNNAVPLVPAACLANAGNDLFGRSIPFNIAPAATQDVGRIVIREPDDAKDKRVVKSKGLAGKKLEWYTGKTVSGTLPSPDELRVGRAAVVVYTAPGEAAMVIDALSSAHRTLRNSDLLCVAVVDGVYSGAAPDNVLVMQGKSPGPATTYVLDSTGRVAVETLGMPPASAFVPAG encoded by the coding sequence GTGACGCGAGTATCTGCTGCGATCCTGTTGTGTCCCTTTTGGGCCTTCGCGGCAGCCCTGTCCGGCCAGGTCACCGCCCCGGGAAATCAGGGCGTTGCGAACGCGCGCGTGTGGGTCGAGGCGGGCCTCGGCGCGGCGCTGCTGGAAACGCGCACGGATGCAACCGGTTCGTTTTCGTTTGACTCGCTGCCCGCGGGATTGCTGGGCGTGTTCGCATATGCGGATGGTTATGCGTTCAACGGCGCCAGCGTCAACGCGGGGCCCGCCGACGACATCAAGGACGTGCGCATTACGATGCTCGCTCCAGGCACGGTCGGCGGGCGCGTGGTGGACACACGCGGCAAACCGGTCGCGGGCGCGCGCATCACCCGCGTGTTGCTGCAAGGCGACGCAACGGTCGGTGTGCCCTGCGCCAAGCTGGCGCAGTTCGGTTTCGAGGAGCCGGCTTCCGACGCGGAGGGCCGGTTTACGGTTCCCTTGCTCCCTACGGGCGCGAAGGTTGCCTTGAAAGTGGGACATCCCTCGTACGCACAGCAGAGCGTCGGCGATCTCACCGTCGGCGAAACGGCGGCGCGCGTGCAACTGTACGAAGGCGTGCTGCTGCGGGGCAGCGTGCGTTCGCGCAACGGCGGCGCGGCCGTGTCGAACGCGACCATCGTGATCAGCACGGCGCGCGAACCGATCACGACAACCCTCGCGAAGAGCGACATTAGTGGAAACTTCATGGTGCGGCTCAACCCGGGCGCGTACCTGTATCAGTCCGCGAGCATGGAACTGCGCAGTCCCGGTTGGGAGAAGCTGACCGTTTCCGGACAGGAACCCACGCAGGAGGTGGTGCTGCGCGTAGCGGGAACGGGGACCATTCGCGGCGACGTGCGCGACGCCGTCACCTCGTCGCCCATCGCGGGTGCGCGCGTGGCGTTGTCGGCGTTCGGATCGCGCGCGGCCATTGTCACAACAGGCGCATCCGGCACCTTCGAGTTCACCGCGGTCGAAGGCGAAAACACCGTCGAGGTCAAACCCGCGGCGGGATATGTCAAGCCGGAGCGGCCCTACGTTACGCTCAGCGTCAAGCAGGGCGAAACCGCGGTCTTGCCAACGTACTGGCTAAGACCCTTGCCGGCATACCGCGTGGTCGTGGTGGACGCCGATCAGAAACCGGTCCCCGGCGTCATCGTTCGATTGATTCGCCCGATGCAATACCGATGGTACGTGACCGACGACGCCGGAAGCGTTTCGCTCAACGTCGCGAGCGTGCCCGCGAGCGGCAAGATCGTCGGCATGGCCGAACACCCGCAGCGCCGCGAAGGCGCGTTGTTCTCGCTTGATGCGGGCACGGCGAAGGACGCGAAGGTGCAGTTGCTCGCGCTGGGCGCCGTGTCGGGCACCGTCGTCACCGCGAAAGACAAACCGATCGAAGGCGCGATTGTCGGCGGCCTGTTCCAGAGCGACGCGGACGACGAACCCCTGCCGTTGTGGCGTACCACGACCGGCGCGGACGGCCGGTTCGTCTGGAACAATGCAGTGCCGCTGGTTCCCGCGGCGTGCCTCGCGAACGCGGGCAACGACCTGTTTGGCCGATCGATTCCGTTCAACATCGCACCGGCCGCCACACAGGACGTTGGCCGCATCGTCATACGCGAACCAGACGACGCTAAGGACAAGCGCGTTGTAAAGTCCAAAGGATTGGCCGGCAAGAAGCTGGAGTGGTATACCGGCAAGACGGTCTCGGGGACTTTGCCCTCGCCCGACGAATTGCGCGTGGGCCGTGCCGCCGTCGTCGTGTACACCGCGCCCGGCGAAGCCGCGATGGTGATCGATGCACTGTCGTCCGCGCACAGGACGTTGCGCAACTCCGACCTGTTGTGCGTCGCCGTAGTGGACGGTGTGTACTCGGGTGCGGCGCCGGACAACGTCTTGGTCATGCAGGGCAAGTCGCCCGGTCCCGCGACGACATACGTGCTCGATTCAACGGGCCGCGTTGCGGTCGAGACATTGGGCATGCCGCCGGCATCCGCGTTCGTGCCGGCAGGATGA
- a CDS encoding tetratricopeptide repeat protein gives MRTLSPSCFCIAAVVAATIIVAVSPAFAESSAAEYNAQGVQAYNAKDWESAIHSFESAYRMERANPTVRRNLCNALQAQANEYARAEDFDTATKLLAQAITVDPENASPLIQLGSYYLHVDMNADAAARLAEAVELDPANLDAQELLGDAYYKQNNVADAVAQWEYVRETDPGRRGLDAKLEKAQREASVENSFSKSASSHFEYLHKPNINGVDLNKVLRILERAYREIGVKTGMYPPAPIQVSVYDAEDFERATLLGDHVGAVYDGKIRVPIRDKAGNVLAEDELTRRLYHEYTHVVVRTWAGNKVPWWYNEGLAETFSNDLSAADSALLREANAQGLLFPLADLEQAQLKKLDPDALNLAYRQAHATVDFLWKKYGARGMSAMLESLRAGASAEESLIESHRLNYDLLQREVVQTIGTELAQR, from the coding sequence ATGCGGACGTTATCGCCAAGTTGTTTTTGTATTGCCGCGGTCGTGGCGGCAACGATTATCGTTGCCGTGTCGCCCGCGTTCGCGGAATCGTCCGCGGCGGAATACAATGCGCAAGGCGTGCAGGCGTACAACGCGAAGGACTGGGAATCGGCGATCCACTCGTTCGAAAGCGCGTACCGGATGGAGCGCGCGAACCCGACTGTCCGCCGCAATCTGTGCAACGCGCTTCAGGCGCAGGCGAACGAATACGCGCGCGCGGAGGATTTCGACACGGCGACGAAGCTGCTCGCGCAGGCCATCACTGTCGATCCGGAAAATGCGTCGCCGCTGATCCAGTTGGGTTCGTACTATCTTCACGTCGACATGAACGCCGACGCCGCCGCGCGGCTTGCGGAGGCGGTCGAACTCGATCCGGCCAATCTCGACGCGCAGGAGTTGTTGGGCGACGCGTACTACAAACAGAACAACGTCGCCGACGCGGTCGCGCAGTGGGAATACGTGCGCGAAACCGATCCGGGCCGCCGCGGGCTCGACGCGAAGCTCGAGAAGGCGCAGCGCGAAGCGAGCGTCGAGAACTCGTTCAGCAAGTCGGCGTCGTCGCACTTCGAGTACCTGCACAAGCCGAATATTAACGGCGTCGACCTGAACAAGGTGTTGCGCATTCTCGAACGCGCGTACCGCGAGATCGGCGTGAAGACCGGCATGTATCCGCCCGCGCCGATTCAGGTGAGCGTGTACGACGCCGAGGACTTCGAACGTGCAACGCTGCTCGGCGATCACGTCGGCGCGGTGTACGACGGAAAAATCCGCGTGCCGATCCGCGACAAGGCCGGCAACGTCCTGGCGGAAGATGAACTGACGCGCCGCCTGTATCACGAGTACACGCACGTCGTCGTGCGGACGTGGGCGGGAAACAAGGTGCCGTGGTGGTACAACGAAGGCCTCGCCGAAACGTTTTCGAACGACCTCAGCGCGGCGGATTCGGCGCTTCTGCGCGAAGCCAACGCGCAAGGCCTGCTCTTCCCGCTCGCCGATCTCGAACAGGCGCAATTGAAGAAACTCGATCCCGACGCGCTGAACCTCGCATACCGGCAAGCGCACGCGACCGTCGATTTTCTCTGGAAGAAATACGGCGCCCGGGGCATGTCCGCGATGTTGGAAAGTTTGCGCGCAGGCGCCAGTGCGGAGGAATCGCTGATCGAAAGCCACCGCCTCAATTACGACCTGTTGCAGCGCGAAGTCGTGCAAACGATTGGTACCGAACTGGCCCAGCGGTAA
- the truB gene encoding tRNA pseudouridine(55) synthase TruB, whose protein sequence is MNGILLVDKPAGMTSHDVVDRIRKAAKMRRIGHTGTLDPAATGLLILCLGNATRLSEFLTGLDKVYEGTMRFGVITDSYDFDGKVVEERPVPPLTSGQIQQAFDELTGDIMQVPPMVSAVKVGGERLYKLARKGETIEREPRKVTVKEFTLLSYAEPDAAFRVRCTRGTYARTLCYDVGEKLGCGATLASLRRTAVGKHTIERAKPVDAFQSPDDVAAALLPVNDALDLPAVCVRNASRATVETGGALERRDLRSDCPADSGWVQVKAENGDLLALGEVQSNLGVVRILPKRVLSAR, encoded by the coding sequence ATGAACGGCATCCTGCTGGTGGACAAACCGGCCGGCATGACATCGCACGATGTCGTCGACCGGATTCGTAAGGCCGCGAAAATGCGGCGCATCGGCCACACCGGCACCCTCGACCCCGCCGCGACGGGCCTGCTCATTCTCTGCCTCGGCAACGCGACGCGCCTGTCCGAATTTCTTACCGGACTCGATAAGGTATACGAAGGCACGATGCGCTTTGGGGTAATCACCGATTCGTACGATTTTGACGGCAAAGTGGTCGAAGAACGCCCTGTACCACCGTTGACGTCCGGCCAGATTCAACAAGCGTTCGACGAATTGACGGGCGATATCATGCAGGTGCCGCCGATGGTCAGCGCGGTCAAGGTGGGCGGCGAACGCCTTTACAAGCTCGCGCGCAAGGGCGAGACGATCGAGCGCGAACCGCGCAAGGTGACAGTCAAAGAATTCACGTTGCTCTCCTATGCCGAGCCGGACGCGGCGTTTCGCGTGCGGTGCACGCGCGGCACCTACGCGCGCACGTTGTGCTACGACGTAGGCGAGAAGCTCGGCTGCGGTGCGACGCTCGCCTCGTTGCGGCGCACGGCCGTGGGCAAGCACACGATCGAGCGGGCGAAACCCGTCGACGCGTTCCAATCGCCGGACGACGTGGCCGCGGCGCTGTTGCCGGTCAACGACGCGCTCGACCTTCCTGCTGTGTGCGTCCGCAATGCGAGCCGCGCCACCGTCGAAACGGGCGGCGCCCTCGAGCGGCGCGATCTGCGCAGCGATTGTCCGGCGGACAGTGGTTGGGTCCAGGTGAAGGCGGAAAACGGCGACCTCCTCGCGCTCGGCGAAGTGCAGTCGAATCTCGGCGTCGTGCGCATTCTGCCGAAACGGGTGTTGAGCGCGCGGTGA
- the infB gene encoding translation initiation factor IF-2, which yields MQTVSSLCDRLGMSPEWAVEQLRYMFIEVDGPESKIDDESCDLLIEVSDDPKVAENIRKKKLGEADKEKAKEEKRRAAAKKGAETRKAKAEKERADKKAAAEAAKAQEEEHHPVVEIVRGDAANAGIVLPEVKVPVVKKPVAKPVPAPKKKVVEKPKGPEIIIGSAVDRAEPVVEIVRADGTHVKVDEAVVEEIPTGPVIEEEEEEVSDVLAEAERVQEEEEERKLKAAAKPLAKPDPAVVAEVQRKAAELMAKRLAQRQQEARRAGTGKTARKKQKRAEKQRGADTIQRDAAAAVSQYLSGSQFGVGPRKRKRKKFRADTGEYEIVEELTESNVIEVEETMSVEELANAMGAGVNDLILDLMDLNIMATKNQELGLDVIRKLAEPKGFEVQSVIPEETELLIEEPDKPEDLQPRAPVITVMGHVDHGKTTFLDRVRSANVAAGEAGGITQHIAAYDVPIGNGRVVFLDTPGHEAFTAMRARGAQCTDIVVLVVAADDGVMPQTVEAIDHAKAAEVPIVVAVNKIDKPDAQPDRIRQELIKYELTDEAWGGKTIMKDISAKQGVGVDDLLELLVLQAEMLELKANPNKKARGTIIESEISRGQGPVAWVLVQSGTLRVGDVFLAGESYGRVRSIHTARGQNVLEAGPSTPVVVTGFSTPPNAGDAFIAVADERTARAIAEKRADYARRKQGAGAKRITLEDFAEQMMAGEKNVLNVVLKADVQGSVDVFESSLAKIGSSEVQVKVVHSGVGAINESDVMLASASDAVIIGFHVAASPKAQKLAEQHGVDIRTYRIIYEAIEEVRLALEGMLAPESKEVVTGHVEIRQVFRSSALGNIAGCYVLDGEIARTSLVRLTRDGVVVHEGKLGSLKRMKDDARSVAAGFECGIKLDNYEDIKPGDVIEAYRVEAVKRTLE from the coding sequence ATGCAGACCGTTTCCAGCCTGTGCGATCGGCTCGGCATGTCGCCGGAGTGGGCCGTCGAACAGCTGCGCTACATGTTCATCGAAGTCGATGGACCTGAGTCCAAGATCGACGATGAATCGTGCGATCTGCTGATCGAAGTCTCCGACGACCCTAAGGTCGCGGAAAACATCCGAAAGAAAAAACTCGGCGAGGCGGACAAAGAGAAAGCGAAGGAAGAGAAGCGGCGGGCAGCCGCCAAGAAGGGCGCCGAAACCCGCAAGGCGAAAGCCGAAAAAGAACGCGCCGACAAAAAGGCGGCCGCCGAAGCCGCCAAGGCCCAGGAAGAAGAGCATCACCCCGTCGTCGAGATTGTTCGCGGCGACGCGGCGAACGCGGGCATAGTCCTTCCCGAAGTTAAGGTCCCCGTCGTCAAGAAGCCCGTCGCCAAGCCGGTGCCCGCCCCGAAGAAGAAAGTCGTCGAAAAACCCAAGGGCCCGGAAATCATCATCGGTAGCGCGGTCGATCGCGCGGAACCCGTGGTTGAAATCGTCCGCGCGGACGGAACGCACGTGAAGGTCGACGAGGCGGTCGTCGAGGAAATCCCCACCGGCCCGGTCATTGAAGAGGAAGAGGAAGAAGTCAGCGACGTCCTGGCGGAAGCCGAACGCGTCCAAGAAGAGGAAGAAGAGCGCAAGCTCAAGGCGGCGGCGAAGCCGCTCGCAAAGCCGGACCCCGCGGTCGTCGCGGAGGTGCAACGCAAGGCCGCCGAACTGATGGCCAAGCGCCTCGCGCAGCGCCAACAGGAAGCGCGGCGCGCGGGCACCGGCAAGACGGCGCGCAAGAAGCAGAAACGCGCGGAGAAGCAGCGTGGCGCGGATACCATCCAGCGCGACGCGGCCGCCGCGGTCAGCCAGTACCTTTCGGGCAGCCAGTTCGGCGTGGGCCCGCGCAAACGCAAACGCAAGAAGTTCCGGGCGGACACGGGGGAATACGAAATCGTAGAGGAATTGACCGAGTCGAACGTGATCGAAGTCGAGGAGACCATGTCGGTCGAGGAACTCGCCAACGCCATGGGCGCCGGCGTGAACGATCTGATCCTCGATCTGATGGACCTCAACATCATGGCGACCAAGAACCAGGAACTCGGACTGGACGTAATCAGGAAACTGGCGGAGCCAAAGGGCTTCGAAGTGCAGTCCGTCATTCCCGAGGAAACGGAACTTCTCATCGAGGAGCCGGACAAACCGGAGGACCTGCAGCCGCGCGCGCCGGTCATCACCGTGATGGGCCACGTGGACCACGGCAAGACGACCTTCCTCGATCGCGTGCGCAGCGCCAACGTCGCCGCGGGCGAAGCGGGCGGCATCACGCAGCACATCGCCGCGTACGATGTCCCCATCGGCAATGGCCGCGTCGTGTTTCTCGATACGCCGGGTCACGAAGCCTTTACCGCCATGCGCGCACGCGGCGCACAATGCACGGACATTGTCGTGCTGGTAGTCGCCGCGGACGACGGCGTCATGCCGCAAACGGTCGAGGCCATCGACCACGCAAAGGCCGCGGAAGTGCCCATCGTGGTCGCCGTCAACAAGATCGACAAGCCCGACGCGCAGCCCGACCGCATCCGCCAGGAACTCATCAAGTACGAGTTGACGGACGAAGCGTGGGGCGGCAAGACCATCATGAAGGATATTTCCGCGAAGCAGGGCGTCGGCGTGGACGATCTGCTCGAGCTGCTCGTGCTCCAGGCGGAAATGCTCGAGTTGAAAGCCAATCCGAACAAGAAAGCGCGCGGAACGATTATCGAATCGGAAATCTCGCGCGGGCAGGGCCCCGTGGCGTGGGTGCTGGTGCAGTCCGGCACGCTGCGCGTCGGCGATGTGTTCCTCGCGGGCGAATCGTACGGGCGCGTGCGCTCGATTCACACCGCGCGCGGCCAAAACGTCCTGGAAGCCGGACCGTCGACGCCGGTCGTCGTTACCGGGTTTAGCACGCCGCCGAACGCCGGCGATGCGTTTATCGCCGTCGCGGACGAACGCACCGCGCGCGCCATCGCCGAGAAACGCGCGGACTACGCGCGCCGCAAACAGGGCGCAGGCGCCAAGCGCATCACGCTCGAGGATTTCGCCGAGCAGATGATGGCGGGCGAAAAGAACGTGCTCAACGTCGTGCTGAAGGCGGACGTGCAAGGTTCGGTAGACGTGTTCGAGTCGAGCCTGGCGAAGATCGGTTCGAGCGAAGTGCAGGTGAAAGTCGTGCACAGCGGCGTCGGCGCAATCAACGAATCCGACGTGATGCTCGCCAGCGCGAGCGACGCGGTCATCATCGGCTTCCACGTGGCCGCGAGCCCGAAAGCGCAGAAACTCGCCGAGCAGCACGGCGTCGACATTCGCACCTACCGCATCATTTACGAAGCGATCGAGGAAGTCCGCCTCGCGCTCGAGGGTATGCTTGCGCCTGAATCGAAGGAAGTGGTGACCGGCCACGTCGAAATCCGCCAGGTGTTCCGCTCGTCGGCGCTCGGCAACATTGCCGGGTGCTACGTGCTCGATGGCGAGATCGCGCGCACATCGCTCGTGCGCCTGACGCGCGACGGCGTCGTCGTACACGAAGGCAAGCTGGGATCGCTCAAGCGCATGAAGGACGACGCGCGATCGGTCGCGGCGGGCTTCGAATGCGGCATCAAGCTCGACAACTACGAAGACATCAAGCCCGGCGACGTGATCGAGGCCTACCGCGTGGAGGCCGTGAAACGCACGCTGGAGTAA
- a CDS encoding bifunctional riboflavin kinase/FAD synthetase: MRVIHDIRATRLDDSNPVLTIGSFDGVHLGHRAILDAVVARANANGGTAAVLTLRPHPREFFSPGHAPSLLTHTAKKLELFEQAGIEAVVVLRFDADVAALEPEDFVREIIADRCRAKAVVVGHDFRFGRNARGDFDLLRELSQRHGFDVEQVPPLLMDGERVSSTLIRERLLLGDLEKAEAFLGRPYSLVGRIVPGRHIGSTIGFPTANIQPHHSAIPAQGVYICEAKLAGAQYPAAVNIGVAPTIRNEDLTIEAFLLDFSGNIDGSEIELVFRQRLRSEIKFPTVQDLIAQIHKDVEATRAFFVSARA, translated from the coding sequence ATGCGCGTCATTCACGACATCCGCGCAACGCGCCTGGACGACTCGAATCCTGTCCTGACGATCGGCAGTTTCGACGGGGTCCACCTCGGCCACCGGGCGATCCTGGATGCGGTTGTCGCGCGTGCGAACGCGAACGGCGGCACCGCCGCAGTGTTGACGCTGCGTCCGCACCCGCGCGAGTTCTTCTCGCCCGGCCACGCGCCAAGCCTGCTTACGCACACCGCGAAAAAGCTCGAACTGTTCGAGCAAGCGGGCATCGAAGCCGTCGTAGTATTAAGGTTCGATGCGGACGTTGCCGCGCTGGAGCCGGAGGACTTCGTCCGCGAGATCATTGCCGATCGCTGCCGCGCGAAAGCCGTAGTCGTCGGCCACGACTTCCGCTTCGGGCGCAACGCGCGCGGCGATTTCGATCTGCTGCGGGAGCTGTCGCAACGGCACGGGTTCGACGTCGAACAGGTTCCGCCGCTACTGATGGACGGCGAGCGCGTGAGCAGCACGCTCATCCGCGAACGTTTGCTGCTCGGCGATCTCGAGAAAGCCGAAGCATTTCTCGGCCGCCCGTACTCGCTGGTCGGCCGGATTGTGCCTGGGCGGCACATTGGATCGACCATCGGCTTTCCCACCGCAAACATCCAGCCGCACCACAGCGCCATCCCCGCGCAGGGCGTCTACATCTGCGAGGCGAAACTCGCCGGCGCGCAATACCCCGCCGCGGTAAACATCGGCGTCGCCCCAACCATTCGCAACGAAGACCTCACCATCGAAGCCTTCCTCCTCGACTTCTCCGGCAACATCGACGGCAGCGAAATCGAACTCGTCTTCCGCCAACGCCTCCGCAGCGAAATCAAGTTCCCCACCGTGCAGGACCTCATCGCCCAAATTCACAAGGACGTCGAAGCGACGCGGGCATTTTTCGTTTCCGCCAGGGCATGA
- a CDS encoding RidA family protein: protein MKKRCVNAPKAPAAVGPYCHATVAGNLIFLSGQGPMAPDGSGPRRDSFEVEVRQTLDNIRAVLEGAGSGLEHVVKTNVYLSDMNNFAEMNGIYKEYFPSEPPARTTIQAGRLPLDFRIEIDAIAILPE from the coding sequence ATGAAGAAGCGCTGCGTCAATGCACCAAAAGCCCCCGCCGCGGTGGGCCCATATTGTCATGCGACGGTAGCGGGCAACCTCATCTTTTTGTCCGGCCAGGGGCCCATGGCGCCTGACGGCAGCGGCCCGCGCCGGGACTCGTTCGAGGTGGAAGTGCGGCAGACGTTGGACAATATCCGGGCAGTGCTCGAAGGCGCGGGTTCCGGCCTTGAACATGTCGTGAAAACCAACGTCTATTTGTCCGACATGAACAACTTCGCCGAGATGAACGGCATCTACAAAGAGTATTTTCCGAGCGAACCGCCCGCGCGCACGACGATTCAGGCGGGCCGTCTTCCCTTGGATTTTCGAATCGAAATCGACGCCATCGCCATCCTCCCCGAATAG
- a CDS encoding DUF503 domain-containing protein yields the protein MTIGLLTLDLSVPGSRSLKDKRRVVKGLKEKLRNRYNCSVSEVGDNKDHWVYCQLAVCVVGDDSRFVNTQLNEIAHYAENNANAIVTGVNIEMM from the coding sequence GTGACGATCGGTCTACTCACGCTCGACTTGTCGGTCCCCGGGTCCCGCTCGCTGAAGGACAAACGCCGCGTCGTCAAGGGGCTGAAAGAAAAACTGCGGAACCGGTACAATTGTTCCGTGTCGGAAGTCGGCGACAACAAGGACCATTGGGTCTATTGCCAACTCGCCGTATGCGTGGTCGGCGACGACAGCCGGTTTGTGAACACGCAACTCAATGAAATTGCGCACTACGCCGAGAACAATGCAAACGCGATTGTGACCGGCGTGAATATCGAGATGATGTGA
- a CDS encoding bifunctional oligoribonuclease/PAP phosphatase NrnA, with protein sequence MTISTHEAEHVIGALRQGSRFLVTSHISPDGDAIGSVLALAHLLHGMGKSSVTCVLEDPVPRVYTWLDGASGIVAPGAVVDSYDTAVLIDAHTADRSGKVAPLLAKAERFVVVDHHLVESADGVVKWIDPTYAAAGEMVYDLFMRGGVPLTRSAAECIYTAQTTDTGSFRYSNTTARSHRIASVLMDAGINIRAITERVIDTMSRGKYGLLQRVLGRIQFLANGTVAFADILSNDLAETGALPEDTDGLINYLRNIEGVRVAMLFRETNGGKTKVSFRTQPELNAAELCRAFGGGGHAVAAGATLECSIDDARKTVLAHLRSHSGLDL encoded by the coding sequence ATGACCATCTCGACGCATGAGGCCGAACACGTTATCGGGGCGCTCCGGCAGGGTTCGCGCTTTCTCGTCACCAGCCACATCAGCCCCGACGGCGACGCGATAGGCAGTGTCCTTGCTTTGGCCCACTTGCTGCACGGCATGGGCAAGAGCAGCGTGACATGCGTGCTGGAAGACCCGGTGCCCCGCGTATACACGTGGCTTGACGGCGCCAGCGGGATCGTCGCTCCCGGCGCTGTCGTGGATTCGTACGATACGGCTGTCCTCATCGACGCGCATACCGCGGACCGCAGCGGAAAAGTCGCTCCGCTCCTTGCAAAGGCCGAGCGCTTTGTCGTTGTCGATCATCACCTTGTCGAAAGCGCGGACGGCGTCGTGAAATGGATCGATCCGACGTACGCGGCCGCGGGCGAGATGGTGTACGACCTTTTCATGCGGGGCGGCGTGCCGCTCACGCGGTCCGCGGCGGAGTGCATCTACACCGCGCAGACGACGGACACCGGCAGCTTCCGCTACTCGAACACCACCGCGCGGTCGCACCGCATCGCGTCCGTGCTGATGGACGCCGGAATCAACATTCGCGCGATTACCGAACGCGTGATTGACACGATGTCACGCGGCAAATACGGCCTGTTGCAGCGCGTGCTGGGCCGCATCCAATTTCTCGCGAACGGTACCGTTGCGTTTGCGGACATCTTATCCAACGATCTTGCGGAGACCGGCGCGTTGCCGGAAGACACGGACGGCCTCATCAACTATCTCCGCAACATCGAAGGTGTGCGTGTCGCGATGCTTTTCCGCGAAACCAATGGCGGCAAGACGAAAGTCAGCTTTCGTACGCAGCCGGAATTGAACGCCGCGGAACTGTGCCGCGCGTTTGGCGGGGGCGGTCACGCGGTGGCCGCGGGCGCGACGCTCGAGTGTTCGATCGATGACGCCCGCAAAACGGTGCTCGCGCATCTCCGATCGCATTCCGGTCTCGACCTATGA
- the rbfA gene encoding 30S ribosome-binding factor RbfA, translated as MPHGRPTRVAEEIRKLVAELLTKGVKDPRIGFVSVMGVKMSPDLAYADVFVSLFGSDQEKKSSLVGLRQASGWMRREIGKQLRMRVTPELRFTEDTTLDDAYRLEEKFKEIHAEQSGHDHLDA; from the coding sequence ATGCCCCACGGTAGACCCACCCGCGTCGCGGAAGAGATACGAAAGCTCGTCGCCGAGTTGCTTACGAAGGGCGTGAAAGACCCGCGCATCGGCTTTGTGTCTGTCATGGGGGTGAAGATGTCACCCGATCTCGCGTACGCGGACGTGTTCGTGAGCCTGTTCGGATCGGACCAGGAGAAGAAGAGCTCCCTCGTGGGGTTGCGGCAGGCGTCGGGGTGGATGCGCCGGGAAATCGGCAAGCAGTTGCGCATGCGCGTTACGCCCGAATTGCGATTCACCGAGGACACGACGCTCGACGACGCGTACCGCCTCGAAGAGAAGTTCAAAGAGATTCACGCGGAGCAGAGCGGCCATGACCATCTCGACGCATGA